A single Arachidicoccus sp. BS20 DNA region contains:
- a CDS encoding radical SAM protein, whose protein sequence is MYIIDKLKRHNYNFYLRDRSLVSLRNLELHVSHACNLACESCSHYSNHNLKGSVTLEEADEWMSLWNDKVAPKQFSLLGGEPTINPQLLDIIRLTRRKWKYSKILLVTNGFLLHRHPDLPKVLKEVGNVILSISVHHSSEAYTEKITPNLALAEDWKKKYKLDIEVRPSAKYWTRRYKGYGPNMQPFEDNNPRASWEGCFAKYCTQLFEGKLWKCPPLAYLRMQDEKFKLSEKWINYLNYKALPPDCTKQELVAFTSEEEIAECSMCAANLEHFELPNPLIRPSLKASAVNS, encoded by the coding sequence ATGTATATAATTGATAAACTGAAGCGGCATAATTACAACTTTTATCTTCGCGACAGGTCGCTTGTCTCACTGAGAAATTTGGAGCTTCATGTAAGTCATGCCTGTAATCTTGCGTGTGAAAGTTGTTCACACTATTCCAATCATAATTTAAAAGGAAGTGTTACGTTAGAGGAAGCCGATGAATGGATGAGCCTTTGGAATGACAAAGTTGCTCCAAAGCAATTTTCGCTTTTAGGAGGAGAGCCCACAATTAATCCACAATTATTAGACATCATTCGCTTGACAAGAAGAAAATGGAAGTATTCGAAAATTCTTTTGGTTACAAATGGCTTTCTGCTTCATCGTCATCCCGATTTGCCAAAAGTTCTGAAAGAGGTCGGCAATGTAATTTTGTCGATTTCAGTACATCATAGTAGTGAGGCATATACCGAAAAAATAACGCCCAATCTTGCCCTTGCTGAAGATTGGAAAAAGAAATACAAACTGGACATTGAGGTACGCCCTTCTGCTAAATATTGGACAAGAAGGTATAAAGGTTATGGTCCGAATATGCAACCTTTTGAAGATAACAATCCAAGGGCAAGTTGGGAAGGATGCTTTGCCAAATATTGTACGCAATTGTTTGAAGGGAAGTTGTGGAAATGTCCGCCACTGGCTTATTTACGAATGCAGGATGAAAAATTTAAGCTTTCGGAAAAATGGATTAATTATCTTAATTATAAAGCGTTGCCACCTGATTGTACAAAGCAAGAATTAGTAGCTTTTACCAGCGAAGAAGAGATTGCTGAATGTTCAATGTGTGCAGCAAACTTGGAGCATTTTGAATTACCTAATCCTTTGATACGACCATCGCTTAAGGCATCGGCGGTTAATAGTTAG
- a CDS encoding 2-C-methyl-D-erythritol 4-phosphate cytidylyltransferase, translating to MKKFAVIVAGGSGTRMESTIPKQFLLLQNKPILWHSINAFANAFDDVEFIIVLPENFLEEGKKIAKEFSSTHKLNFVAGGETRFHSTQNGLKLINKESIIFVHDAVRCLVTKTLIQNCYTQAIAKGSAVPAIAATDTIRLIDDNDRNILLDRNKIRIIQTPQTFQSNILLPAFQQNYKDSFTDEASVVEAFGKEIFLIDGESENIKITRPVDLVVAESILGKRYSNY from the coding sequence ATGAAAAAATTCGCAGTCATTGTTGCGGGCGGCTCGGGTACAAGAATGGAATCTACAATTCCAAAACAATTTTTATTGCTGCAAAACAAACCGATACTTTGGCATTCCATCAATGCCTTTGCAAATGCGTTTGATGATGTTGAATTTATCATTGTACTGCCCGAAAATTTTCTTGAAGAAGGAAAAAAGATTGCAAAGGAATTTTCATCAACACATAAATTAAATTTTGTCGCAGGCGGCGAAACAAGATTTCACTCTACACAAAACGGGTTAAAATTGATTAATAAAGAATCGATAATTTTTGTACATGATGCGGTTCGTTGTTTGGTAACTAAAACTTTAATTCAAAATTGTTATACACAAGCAATCGCTAAAGGCAGCGCTGTGCCTGCGATTGCGGCGACAGACACGATTAGATTGATTGACGATAACGATAGAAATATTTTATTAGACAGAAATAAAATCCGCATCATTCAAACGCCGCAAACCTTTCAATCCAATATTTTATTACCTGCATTTCAACAAAACTATAAAGATAGTTTTACCGACGAGGCAAGCGTGGTAGAAGCATTCGGTAAAGAAATATTTTTAATCGACGGCGAAAGCGAGAATATTAAAATCACAAGACCGGTTGATTTAGTTGTAGCTGAAAGTATTTTGGGGAAAAGATATTCTAACTATTAA
- a CDS encoding ORF6N domain-containing protein translates to MAKQELQALVAEQKILNKIYAIRGQKIMLDEDLAVMYNVETRRLNEQVKRNINRFPKDFMFTLTQKEFDNLKSQNATSSWGGRRKLPNAFTEQGVAMLSSVLNSKTAIEVNIRIIRVFTKLREYALTHKEILLQLAKLEKEVKGNSKDIENIFVVLKELIEKQSNPAPRNKIGFRQDD, encoded by the coding sequence ATGGCAAAACAAGAATTGCAAGCCTTAGTAGCAGAACAAAAAATATTGAATAAAATTTATGCAATACGCGGTCAAAAAATAATGCTGGACGAAGACCTTGCCGTAATGTATAATGTGGAAACGCGCCGGCTGAATGAGCAAGTGAAACGAAACATTAATCGTTTTCCGAAGGACTTTATGTTTACTCTTACGCAGAAAGAATTTGATAACTTGAAGTCGCAAAATGCGACATCAAGTTGGGGCGGCAGAAGGAAATTACCAAATGCGTTCACGGAACAAGGAGTCGCCATGTTGTCAAGCGTATTGAATAGCAAGACAGCTATAGAAGTCAATATCCGCATTATCCGTGTATTCACGAAGTTGCGGGAATATGCGCTTACACACAAAGAAATATTGTTACAGCTTGCTAAGCTGGAAAAAGAAGTAAAAGGCAACAGCAAGGATATAGAAAATATTTTCGTAGTGCTAAAAGAATTGATAGAAAAACAAAGCAATCCTGCACCAAGAAATAAAATCGGATTCAGACAGGACGATTAA